In one window of Streptomyces roseofulvus DNA:
- the nadD gene encoding nicotinate-nucleotide adenylyltransferase, translating into MGEQEVPTGGRGKRRLGVMGGTFDPIHHGHLVAASEVAALFHLDEVVFVPTGEPWQKSHKAVSPAEDRYLMTVIATASNPQFSVSRIDIDRGGATYTIDTLRELRSLNSDADLFFITGADALSQILTWRDAEELFALAHFIGVTRPGHDLTDDGLPEGGVSLVEVPALAISSTDCRARVAEGDPVWYLVPDGVVRYIDKRQLYRGE; encoded by the coding sequence ATGGGAGAGCAGGAAGTGCCTACTGGCGGCCGCGGCAAGCGCCGCCTCGGCGTGATGGGCGGGACGTTCGACCCGATCCACCACGGACACCTGGTGGCGGCCAGCGAGGTCGCCGCCCTGTTCCACCTGGACGAGGTGGTGTTCGTACCGACCGGCGAGCCGTGGCAGAAGAGCCACAAGGCCGTGTCGCCCGCCGAGGACCGCTATCTGATGACGGTCATCGCCACGGCCTCCAACCCGCAGTTCTCGGTCAGCCGCATCGACATCGACCGCGGCGGCGCGACCTACACCATCGACACCCTGAGGGAGCTGCGCTCCCTCAACAGCGACGCCGACCTCTTCTTCATCACCGGTGCCGACGCGCTCTCGCAGATCCTCACCTGGCGCGACGCGGAGGAGCTCTTCGCCCTCGCCCACTTCATCGGCGTCACCCGGCCGGGCCACGACCTCACCGACGACGGACTGCCCGAGGGCGGCGTCTCCCTCGTCGAGGTCCCCGCCCTCGCCATCTCGTCCACCGACTGCCGCGCACGGGTCGCCGAGGGCGACCCCGTCTGGTATCTCGTCCCGGACGGCGTCGTCCGCTACATCGACAAGCGCCAGCTGTACCGCGGCGAGTGA
- a CDS encoding M48 family metallopeptidase: MTDNHGGNHQGSVPSRQRKRFPGISSRAYEHPADRSALVALRKLSGFDTVFKALSGLLPERSLRLLYLSDSVRVSDAQFSHLNDMLRDACYILDLDKVPPMYVTQNPVPNAMCVGLDEPVIVLTTGLVELLDEEEMRAVVGHEVGHALSGHAVYRTVLLFLTNVALKVAWIPLGNVAVMAIVTALREWFRKSELSADRAGLLVGQDLRASMRGLMKIAGGNHLHEMNVDAFLAQADEYEKAGDLRDSVLKILNVLPRSHPFTTVRAAELKKWSESRDYQRLMDGHYPKRSEDKDTSVTDSFRESAGHYAQTVKESKDPLVKLVGDIAGGAGELAGDLGGRLRTVFGGGASKEPGKDTGKDAGGDSAGGQGAEA, translated from the coding sequence ATGACCGACAACCACGGCGGAAACCACCAGGGAAGCGTGCCGAGCAGGCAGCGCAAGCGGTTCCCCGGCATCTCCTCGCGGGCCTACGAGCACCCGGCGGACCGGTCGGCGCTGGTGGCGCTGCGGAAGCTGAGCGGTTTCGACACGGTGTTCAAGGCGCTCAGCGGACTGCTGCCGGAGCGCAGCCTGCGGCTCCTCTACCTCTCGGACTCCGTCCGGGTGAGCGACGCGCAGTTCTCGCACCTCAACGACATGCTGCGGGACGCCTGTTACATCCTCGACCTGGACAAGGTCCCGCCGATGTACGTCACGCAGAACCCGGTGCCGAACGCGATGTGCGTGGGCCTGGACGAGCCGGTGATCGTGCTGACGACGGGGCTCGTCGAGCTGCTCGACGAGGAGGAGATGCGGGCGGTCGTCGGCCACGAGGTCGGGCACGCCCTGTCGGGACACGCGGTCTACCGGACGGTGCTGCTCTTCCTGACGAACGTGGCGCTGAAGGTCGCCTGGATCCCGCTGGGGAACGTGGCGGTGATGGCGATCGTGACCGCGCTGCGCGAGTGGTTCCGCAAGTCGGAGCTGTCGGCCGACCGGGCGGGGCTGCTCGTGGGGCAGGACCTGCGGGCCTCGATGCGGGGTCTGATGAAGATAGCCGGCGGCAACCACCTGCACGAGATGAACGTGGACGCGTTCCTCGCCCAGGCGGACGAGTACGAGAAGGCCGGTGACCTGCGGGACTCGGTCCTGAAGATCCTCAACGTGCTGCCGCGCTCGCACCCGTTCACCACCGTGCGGGCGGCCGAGCTCAAGAAGTGGTCGGAGAGCCGCGACTACCAGCGGCTGATGGACGGCCACTACCCGAAGCGCTCGGAGGACAAGGACACCTCGGTCACGGACTCCTTCCGGGAGTCGGCGGGGCACTACGCGCAGACCGTGAAGGAGAGCAAGGATCCGCTGGTCAAGCTCGTCGGGGACATAGCCGGCGGGGCCGGGGAGCTCGCGGGCGACCTCGGCGGACGGCTGCGGACGGTGTTCGGCGGCGGCGCCTCGAAGGAGCCGGGCAAGGACACCGGCAAGGATGCCGGCGGGGACTCCGCCGGGGGCCAGGGCGCCGAGGCCTAG
- a CDS encoding LCP family protein codes for MNDQQNPYDPYYPQPQIIGYDAYGQPVYQQQAEPPQQSAYDPYAGQQQTYGYDPYAQPQQPQAPQQPQAPQQPSYDPYAGRPGQGQAQGGYAQPSYDPYETYGGAGQQWQAAEPAAPVAAAPAGVPGQRPAPEPPPAAPAPPRAPRRDDADEDREYRTEQFSFIEEPDEDSEDVIDWLKFTESRSERREEARRRGRNRVIALVVVLVLAAVGGVGYLWSAGLLPGTGDSEQKQQGAATGPQQRDTIVLHLHDLQGGGTSTALLVDNATTKQGTTVLLPNALAVADTEGAATTLGKSVEDDGSSGTREALDTLLGAKIAGTWRLDSPYLENLVEYLGGIEVDTDTDVPDPKAKKGSDPLVTKGEKQTLTGRAAVAYATYRASGEAEAKQLQRFGQVVNGMLRKMPSDAANATTAIEYLQQIADPSLPEKDLGASLAKLAEHAKTGAYKTAMLPVGQDGALAEGAGDSVVRDILGGKVTALDAGGVPRVSIKDATGEDAVEAAKIVLINGGYAFVGGTKADSQAKSEVVYADDAQKATAVEVAKTLGLPDDSVTKGKPSGTAAITVVLGRDYEIPGAS; via the coding sequence GTGAACGATCAGCAGAACCCGTACGACCCGTACTACCCGCAGCCGCAGATCATCGGCTACGACGCGTACGGGCAGCCGGTGTACCAGCAGCAGGCCGAGCCCCCGCAGCAGTCCGCGTACGACCCGTACGCCGGACAGCAGCAGACGTACGGCTACGACCCCTACGCCCAGCCCCAGCAGCCCCAGGCCCCGCAGCAGCCCCAGGCGCCCCAGCAGCCCTCGTACGACCCCTACGCCGGCCGGCCCGGGCAGGGGCAGGCCCAGGGCGGCTACGCCCAGCCCTCGTACGACCCGTATGAGACGTACGGCGGCGCCGGACAGCAGTGGCAGGCCGCCGAGCCCGCCGCGCCCGTCGCCGCCGCCCCGGCGGGCGTCCCCGGTCAGCGGCCCGCCCCCGAGCCGCCCCCCGCGGCCCCCGCGCCCCCCAGGGCGCCCCGCCGGGACGACGCCGACGAGGACCGGGAGTACCGCACCGAGCAGTTCTCCTTCATCGAGGAGCCCGACGAGGACTCCGAGGACGTCATCGACTGGCTCAAGTTCACCGAGAGCCGGTCCGAGCGGCGCGAGGAGGCCCGCCGGCGCGGCCGCAACCGGGTGATCGCCCTCGTCGTCGTCCTCGTCCTCGCCGCCGTCGGCGGCGTCGGCTACCTGTGGTCGGCCGGTCTGCTCCCCGGCACCGGCGACTCGGAGCAGAAGCAGCAGGGCGCCGCCACCGGTCCGCAGCAGCGCGACACGATCGTCCTCCACCTCCACGACCTCCAGGGCGGCGGCACCTCCACCGCCCTCCTCGTGGACAACGCCACCACCAAGCAGGGCACCACCGTCCTGCTGCCCAACGCGCTCGCCGTCGCCGACACCGAGGGCGCGGCCACCACCCTCGGCAAGTCCGTCGAGGACGACGGCTCCAGCGGCACCCGCGAAGCCCTCGACACCCTCCTCGGCGCCAAGATCGCCGGCACCTGGCGGCTGGACAGCCCGTACCTGGAGAACCTCGTCGAGTACCTCGGCGGCATCGAGGTCGACACCGACACCGACGTCCCCGACCCCAAGGCCAAGAAGGGCTCCGACCCGCTCGTCACCAAGGGCGAGAAGCAGACCCTCACCGGCCGCGCCGCCGTCGCCTACGCCACCTACCGGGCCTCCGGCGAGGCCGAGGCCAAGCAGCTCCAGCGCTTCGGTCAGGTCGTCAACGGCATGCTCCGCAAGATGCCCAGCGACGCCGCGAACGCCACGACCGCCATCGAGTACCTTCAGCAGATCGCCGACCCGTCCCTCCCCGAGAAGGACCTCGGCGCCTCCCTCGCCAAGCTCGCCGAGCACGCCAAGACCGGCGCCTACAAGACGGCGATGCTGCCCGTCGGCCAGGACGGCGCGCTCGCCGAGGGCGCCGGCGACAGCGTGGTCAGGGACATCCTCGGCGGCAAGGTCACCGCACTCGACGCCGGCGGGGTGCCGCGGGTCTCGATCAAGGACGCGACCGGCGAGGACGCCGTCGAGGCGGCCAAGATCGTCCTGATCAACGGCGGCTACGCCTTCGTCGGCGGGACCAAGGCCGACAGCCAGGCGAAGTCCGAGGTCGTCTACGCGGACGACGCCCAGAAGGCCACGGCCGTCGAGGTCGCCAAGACCCTCGGCCTGCCCGACGACTCCGTCACCAAGGGCAAGCCCTCCGGCACCGCCGCGATCACCGTCGTCCTCGGCCGGGACTACGAGATTCCGGGCGCCTCGTAA